In Leisingera sp. NJS204, the DNA window TGCGCTTCCTGAACTCAGACAAGTTTCACAGCTTATATGTTACAAAGCCCCCCGCACTCACATTCAAATTGATACATATTAAGATGGCCGCATGGCAACAAAAATCATGGCTTTGCGCCGCCTTACGTCATTCCGCAGCAGCCAGCGTCAAGTCGACCTGCGGCAGCCCATCAACCCCGCCGCGCATCCGGTCGCCTGCCCGAACGGCTCCAACACCGGCCGGCGTTCCAGTCAGAATCACATCTCCGGGCCGCAAGTGATAAAAGCCGGACAGATGACAGATAATCTCCTCAACGGACCAGATCATTTCCTCCAGCGCGGCGTCCTGCCGGATCTCCCCGTTCACCTCCAGCCAAATGCGCCGGCCAGGCGGACTGCCCCAATCTGCTGCCCGGGCCAGCGGCGCAAACACCGCCCCGTTCTCCAGATCCTTGCCCAGATCCCAGGGGCGTTGTTTCTGCCGCTCACGGATCTGCAGGTCGCGGCGGGTCAT includes these proteins:
- a CDS encoding fumarylacetoacetate hydrolase family protein; translated protein: MGEILFTLQEAPVIPVAGEPAGYQIGRIFCVGRNYAAHAAEMGNEVDREAPFYFTKTAVNAVLTGAVVPYPPGTENFHYEMELSVAIGAPVFQASAEEAKAAVFGYGCALDMTRRDLQIRERQKQRPWDLGKDLENGAVFAPLARAADWGSPPGRRIWLEVNGEIRQDAALEEMIWSVEEIICHLSGFYHLRPGDVILTGTPAGVGAVRAGDRMRGGVDGLPQVDLTLAAAE